From the Fusobacterium ulcerans ATCC 49185 genome, the window TACAAATTATATTTAATATTTTTAATGTTTTAAAATTTTTATTTTCCATAGCTATTTTCCATGTTATCTAAAAATTTTATTTTTTTTATTTGATTGTTTCTAAATAGGAAAAAAATAAAAAATAAAAATATTATTTTTAAATTATCAAATATAGAATAAATTATTATTCATTAGAGGGGGAGTTTTGATGCGTACAATAAATTTAAATAAATCTGAAAGATATTTTTTAGATGGAAAGTTTTTTTTAGTAAAAAGAGGAAAAGTTATTACCAGAGATATTCTTGAAAATGGGAAAATAATAACTAGTGAAAATTCTTTAAGAAAAGGAGAAGTCATTGGTAATTTTTTTAATATTTTACCTGAAAATAATTTTTTTGTTCCTGAAATAGATATAGAAGTAGAAGCTCTAGAAGATAACACAATTTTAGAAGAATTTGCTTTTTCTTTTGATAAAATTATGGATGATATTCATATTCAAAAAATATTTTCCCAATTGATAAAAAAAGCAATTATTAAATTTTTACAACAATTATATAATACAAAAGGATATATCCTAGCTATTTTAAAGCTTCATCTTAATGATAATGGATATGTTTATAAAAAAGAAATTAGTTATGAAAATTTTAATATAAGCAAAAGTCAGTTTTATTTAATCTATTCCAAATTAAAAAAAGAAAATTTTCTTTCAGAAGTTGATGATAAAATATTTCTCAACTTAAAAAAAAAAAATTGATCCTTATTTAGAAAAGCTAGGTGAGACATAGTTTTTAAATAAATATTAGAACTTTGTCTTTTCTTCATAATCAATATTTAGATTTAATTAAATATTGTTATAAAAATTTATATATTGAACAAAAAATTATTAATATTATGTTATTTTTAATTCATATATACAAAATTATATAATTAAATTTAATTTTATATAGTTTTCTTTAAATTAATAAAATGAGAAAAAAGAGCTTTTAAATTAAAAAAATCCATAAAATAATGTAGAAGAAAAAAATAGATAATAGATATTATGATATATAAAGAAATAGTTTAAAAAACTCTATTTAAAAATAATTTTTGATTAATACAAATATATTATTTTGTAAGTATTCTATCATTTATAGCCTAATATTTAACTAATTGTATTATTTATTTGCTATAAAATAAAAAAAATTTAAAATAATAGTTGACATCCAAAATACTCAGTGATATTATATGATCATTAAAAAATATTTATAACAATTTTGTATTCATTACAAAAATATGATGAATTCTTGTAGTACTTAGGGTATTAAAACAGAAGGAGGCAGTATATGTTTTTTAAAACAACAGAAGATCATGAAAATTTGCGTATGAAAATAAGAGAATTCGCTGAAACAGAGGTAAAACCCATAGCTTTTATGTTAGATAAGGAGAATGAATTTCCAACAGAAGCTGTAAAAAAATTAGGAGAAATGGGAGTATTGGGAACACCATTTCCAAAAGAATATGGTGGAGCAGGTTTAGATATGCTTAGCTATGCAATTGCTGTTGAGGAATTATCAAGAGTAGATGGAGGAACAGGAGTAATTTTATCAGCTCATGTTTCTTTAGGTTCGTATCCTATTTTTGCTTATGGAACTGAAGAACAAAAACAAAAATATTTAGTACCATTGGCAAAAGGAGAAAAATTAGGAGCTTTTGGACTTACAGAACCAAATGCAGGAAGTGATGCTGGTGGAACTGAAACAACAGCAGTATTAGAGGGAGATTACTACATTCTTAATGGTGGGAAAATATTCATAACAAATGCTGATAAAGCTGAAACATATATAGTTTTTGCAGTTACAACTCCTGATATAGGAACAAGAGGAATAAGTGCTTTCATAGTTGAAAAAGGATGGGAAGGATTTACATTTGGAGATCACTATGACAAAATGGGTATCCGTTCATCTTCAACTGCTGAATTGATATTTAATAATGTAAAAGTACCAAAAGAAAACCTTTTAGGGAAAGAGGGAGAAGGATTTAAAATTGCCATGTCTACTCTAGATGGAGGAAGAATAGGAATAGCTTCTCAGGCTTTGGGAATTGCTCAGGGCGCTTTTGAAAATGCTCTTGCTTATGCAAAAGAAAGAGAACAGTTTGGAAAACCTATCGCTTTCCAACAGGTGATTTCTTTTAAATTAGCTGATATGGCAACAAAATTAAGAGCAGCAAGATTCTTAGTATATAGTGCTGCTGAATTAAAAGAAAATCATGAAGATTATGCTATGGAATCTGCTATGGCAAAACAGTATGCTTCAGATGTATGTTTAGAAATAGTAAATGAAGCTCTTCAAATATTTGGAGGAACTGGATATCTTAAAGGTATGGAAGTAGAACGTGCTTATCGTGATGCCAAAATCTGTACTATATATGAAGGAACAAATGAAATTCAGAGAGTAGTTATTGCTTCTCTCATCTAATAGGGAAAATGCCTAAAAGTGATGGTGGATCTAAAAGCCATCTTCAAAAGGTCATCCAACAGGTATTCGTAAAAATATGATATTAAAAGAAGGAAGTGCAAAAGAAAGAGTAGAAGCTTTGGTAGAAGCATTAAAGGCTGATGGATATGATTTTACAGTAGGAATAGATTTAGATACTCCTATTTCAAAAGCTGATCGTGTAGTAAGTGCAGGAAAAGGAATAGGACCAAAAGAAAATATGGAGCTTATTAAAAATTTAGCTATACAAGCTGGAGCTGCTATAGGATCATCTAGACCAGTGGCTGAAACTCTAAGATATCTTCCATTGAATCGTTATGTAGGAATGTCAGGACAAAAATTTAATGGGAACTTGTATATAGCTTGTGGAATTTCAGGAGCAGGACAGCATCTGAAAGGAATAAAAGATGCTACAACAATAGTTGCAATTAATAATAATCCAAATGCACCAATATTTAAAAATGCTGACTATGGAAATAATAGGAAACGTAGAAGAGATACTTCCTTTACTTACTGCTGCATTAGATAATGGAGAACCTAAAAAAAAGAAGCTCCTCCAATGAAAAAAATGAAGAGAGCAGTTCCTAAAAAGAAATTCCTACTTGGAAACGTCACGTTTGTAATGGATGTGGATATGAGTATGATCCAGCTGTAGGAGATGAAGAGAATGATATTAAACCAGGAACACTTTTGAAGCTCTTCCTGAAGAGTGGATCTGTCCAATATGTGGAGAAAGTAAGGATATGTTTATTGAAGTTTAAGATATGAGTAAAAATTTAAGCTGTTTTAAGCATAAAGGAGGAGTAATTCATGCATAATGTTAGAAAAGTAACTGAAGATTTATATTGGGTAGGAGGAGATGATCATCATCTTCATTTATTTGAAAATATACATCCCATTCCTAGAGGAGTTTCATATAATTCATACCTTTTATTAGATAAAAAACTGTTTTATTTGATACTGTAGACTGGTCAATAGGGCGTCAATTTATAGAAAATATACAAGCAGTTTTAGATGGAAGACCTTTAGACTATATGGTTATCAATCATATGGAACCTGACCATGCTGCTATGATTGAAGAAGTAATGCTTCGTTATCCTAAGGTTAAAGTTATCAGTAATGAAAAGCTTTTTATCTTATGAATCAATTTGGATTCCATATAGATAGCTCAAAAACTCAGGAAGTAAAAGAGGGAGATAAGATATCTTTTGGAAAACATGAAATTCTGTTTGTTGCAGCACCAATGGTTCACTGGCCAGAAGCTATGGTAAGCTTTGATCTTACTAATGGAGTTTTATTCAGTGCAGATGCTTTTGGATCTTTTGGATCTCTAGATGGAAAATTATTTAATGATGAAGTGAAATTTGATAGAGAATGGCTTGATGATGCAAGACGTTATTATACAAATATAGTTGGAAAATATGGTCCTCATGTACAATCACTTTTGAAGAAGGCTGGAGGAATAGACATAAAAATTATAGTCTTTACATGGTCCAGTTTGGCGTAATGACTTAGGTTATTTCTTAGATAAATATGATAAGTGGAGCAGATATGAGCCTGAAGAAAAAGGGGTAATGATTGTATATGCTTCAATGTATGGAAATACAGAAAATGCTGTATCTGTATTGGCATCTAAATTAGTGGAAAAAGGAATGACTAATGTGGTAATGTATGATGTTTCTAAAACTCATGTATCTCAATTAATATCTGAAACATTTAAATACAGCCATGTGGTATTAGCTTCTGTGACATATAATTTAGGAATTTATCCATTGATGCATAATTATCTAATGGATATGAAAGCATTAAATTTACAGAAAAGAACATTTGGTATATTAGAAAATGGTTCTTGGGCTTGTGAATCAGGTAAGTTAATGCAGGAATTCCTAGAAGATATGAGAGAAATGACAGTATTAAATGAAAGAGTTACTTTAACTTCTTCTATGAATGAAAATACAATTGAAGAGATGGATATTTTTGTTGATAGTATACTTGAATCAATGAAAGAAAAAAAATAATTTAAAATTACAAGCTACTACTTTATATGGTAGCTTGTAATCAAAATTATCAATTATATTTTCTATATTTTTATTATATTTTTAAAGCTTTCAAATAAAATTTTATTTATTATCTATAATCTTTTTCTAAGTTTTATTAATATAAATTCTCCTATTGTTTTATAACTATTCTATTTCATAAGTAAACTATTTTTTCTTAATTTATTTTGAATTATCCTCCATTATATAGTATTGAATTTTTAACATTGAGAACTTAAGCTAACATGTCTATTTTTATATCTTAGCTTTTTTGTATTTTATATGTTATAGGACATTTTAAAGTGTTTAATATATTTAGTCCTATATTGGCTAGAATCATATTTTTATTTCTGCTATTATATTTAAAGAAATTTTTAATATTATAAAAATAATGATAAAATCAAAAAAATATGAGAATATATTTAAGTTACTTAAGATAAATATTAAAAATTTTTTTTTTTTTAATATTTAGGTTAAATTAAGTCTTTAAAAGAGAGGTGATAAAATGAAAACTAACCTTTTAAAAATTAATATAGAGAAAATTATACTAATTTTCTCTATCAAAAAACTTTTATAACATAATATAGTATATTTAATTTAAAAGCTTTTATTTAATTATGCAGTAAAATGAAAATAACAAATTTCTAAAATTTAATAAATACTTGGAGGAATAAATTATGAAAAAAAAATTATAATATTCTTAATTACATTATTATTAATATTAACAAGCTGTATAAAAAAAAGAATTGAAGAGTCTTCTAACTCAGAAATAAGAAATGGAATTGTTTATATATTAGATGAAGATAAACCATATACAGGAATACTTACAACTAAGTATAAAAATGGGCAATTACAGTTTGAACTACAATATAAAAATGGGAAAGAAGAAGGAATTGAAAAATCATATTATGAAAATGGACAATTACAAATTAAAGCAATGGCTAAAAATGGTAAACTAAATGGAAAATATAGATCATATTATGAAAATGGACAATTGCAAATTGAAATGTCATATAAAGATGGTAAACAAGAGGGATTAGCACAAAGTTATTACGAAAATGGGAAATTACAAATTGAAGCAGTATATAAAAATGATGAACTAAATGGCTTAAAAAAAATATATCATGAAAATGGAATAATATGGAGTGAAGTAAATTATAAAGATGGAAAAGAAATATCTCCAGTAAAATGGTATAATAAAAAGGGAATTGAATGTGAAAATTATGTTACAAGTTTAGAATAACTTAATAAGTTCATATAAAATTTAAAAAATTATATAAAATATTTTTTATATATTATGGTACTATCAATCAGATAGTACCCTTTTTATAATTATAGTTTCTATTTTAATTCAAAATACTTCTTAAAAGACTTTAAAATATTGATAAATTAGTTATCTCTAGTATAAAAATTATTAGTTTTATATTATTTCAATCTATATAAAAATCTTAGCTAATTTTGGTAACTTTTCTTAATATTATATTATTTAATTTTTCCTAAATAAGACATTTTATCAAGTATTTTTATTTATTATGTAATAAACATATTTAGTATTTAAAGAAAAAATTTTACTTTTTGTAATTATTTTGTATTTCAATCATTTTTATAAAAAAACAAATAGTATAAATTTGATATAAGCTATAATTTTTAGGGAGGAAGATATTTTATGAACTATTTAAAGATTAATGAAAAGATTTTAAAACATTCTCTTAAAAATAAAAAGAGAATTACCTTAAGTTTAATAGTTGCTTTTTTGATCACTGGTGGAATTGATTTTGTTGGAGAAGAAGTTTTTGCCAGAGATTTAAGAGCTAGAAAACGTTCTGCTAATAATATAAAACCTGATACTGGTGGTCCTTCCATGTCCACTAGTGCTAATGGAAATGATCTAATTAATATTGTTAAACCTGATTCTAATGGGTTATCTCATAATAAATTTGTTGACTTTAGTGTTGGTAGTGAAAATAGCGCTATCTTTAATAACAATGCTACTGGTGCTCCTGTTGTATCTAAAACTGGAGGTATTGTTACTCATAACCCTAACCTTAGTCAAGAAGGTAAACCTGGAACTGCTGCCAAAGCTATCTTGACTGAAGTCACTGGTAACAAAATTTCAAATATTGATGGTACTGTTGAAATTGCTGGTCAAAAAGCTGACTTCATTCTTGCTAATGAAAATGGAATTTCTGTAAATGGTGGTGGATTCATTAATACTAGTGGTGTTACTTTAACTACTGGAAAACCTTCTGTTTCTGGAAATGATTTAAATCTTAATGTTACTAAAGGAAAGGTAACTATTGGTGAAGTGGGCGCTGGAACTGCTGGAGACTATTTTAATGTAATTGCAAAAACAATTGAATTAAAAGGACAAATAGCAGCTTTTGAAGGCGAACAAGATGCTGATATTACTTTAATTGCTGGACAAAATAAAGTTAACTTAAAAGACAGAAAAACTCCAAATGTTGAAAAAATTTTAGGTAATGACAAAACTGACACTAAGTATGGTATTTATGCCAATAATTTAGGTGCCATGTATGGTAGAAATATTAAAATGATAAGTACTACAGAAGGACTTGGAGTTAGACATGAAGGTTTGATAAGAAGTAGTGGAGATATCGAAATCCAAAGTAATGGTGATATTGCTATTGGAGGTTTAAATGCTGGTAAATCTATTAAGATGCAAGGTAAAGGAGATTTCTCTACTATTAATGGAGCTTATGAATTAGACAAAGTAAAAAATATAACTATAGTATTTTAGCTAATAATGGTGTCAATATTACAGTAGATGGAAATATAGTTATTGAAAGTGCTGTATCTGCTACTGGCGAAGAAGGAATAAAATTTACTGCTAAAAATCTAAGAATAAATGGAAACGGAAAAACTACTGCTGCCATTGTTTCTAATGCTGGGTTAACAATGAAGATTTCTGGGGATATTAATATTGAAACTCATGAGACCTGTTATGGCTGGAAGAAATCCTAGTAAGCCTCCATTACTTGTTTTAAAAGATGTTAATGGTAATGTTAAAGTTGTAGATCCAGAAACAAATAGAACTCTTAATGAAAATGAATATAGATGGGAAAGTGATGGAATTTACGCGCAAAATATAGATATAGAAGGAAACAATATTAAAAATGAGACAATTATTAGAAATTTAAGAGAATATAGACAAAATAAAATTAAAATTAAAGCAAATAATTTAGAGAATAGTAATATAATTGCATCTTCTGGTGATTTAGAAATTAATGCTAAAAAAATAACTAATAGTAAAATGATTAATGATAAATTGCAAGAAAAAAATATAACTGGTTCTATGTCTGGAGCAAAAGTTGTAATAAATACTGAAGAAATAACTAATGAAGGTGAAATTAGACAGAATACTCATACTAAAGGAGAAGCTGTAGACCTATACAATGGACTAACAATTAATATAAAAATGGAAGCTTTAGTAATACAGGAGTAGTTTCTGGATATAATATTGAAATAAAAGGTGAAAACTTTAATTTAGTTAATGACAAAGGAGCAACAATAGTTGCTGCAGACAGAGTCTATCCATATGGAGCAGGTAACATAAAGATAAGCGCTGCTTCAATTAGCAATAAAGGATCTATTTTAACAGGAGGACTTGGGGACTCTAATAATATTGAGATCACAGCTCAAACTTTAAATAACCTTGGATATATCATTGCTCAAAAGGTAATACTTCTATTAATGCAAAGGAGATATAAGCAACCAAGGTGAAATCATTGGAAACAATGTAACTATAAAATCTGAAAAGGATTTTGTTAACTATGGTATGGTTTCTGCTATGGAAAAGTATTAATTCAAGTTAATAAGTTCTTAAATGCTGGATATGATCCAAGTGGAGCTTCTCTATTAGAACAATATTTAACTGAATTCTATAAATTAACTAATGAAAGCGTTACTGATGCTGAAAATATGATATATTAGATATAGAAGATAGATTAAAAAGAGTTACAGATCCAAAAGAAAGAGAAATTTTAGAAGCTAAAAAAGCTCATTTAGTGGCTGTAAAAGCAGATTTAGAAAAATTAACTGAAGACTTAAAAATGGTTTCATTTGGTACAGTAGCAGGAAAAGATATTGATATAACTACTACTGGAACAAGAACTACTGGAAAAACTAATGATAATTTAGATAACTCTGGAATAATAAAAGCTGAAAATAAGTTAAATATTAATTCAGCAGCTGGAATTACTAATAATGGTATTATTGAAGCTAGTAAAGAACTAACTATGAAAGCTGGTGGAGATATAGAAAATACCAGAAGAATTTATGGTGGTGATAAAGCTACTATTGAAGGTAAGAGCTTCTCATCTGTTGGTGGAGAAGATGCACTAAAAGAATATACAGAAGCACTTTCAGAGTATGAAAGTAAATTAAAAGAATATGGTGTAAGTAAATTTGAAGACTTTGATGTGAAAATAAAGGCATTAGAAGCACAATTGCAAAAAGAAACTGATGCTAAAAAAATTGCTGATCTTAGCAAACAAATTGAAACACTAAGAAAGCAAAAATGGGATGTCTCTGTTAAAAAGGCTGAGTTATCAAGTCTTAGATTTGGAATAGTTGAGTCTAAAGATCTCACTATAAATGTTAAAGATAAAATAGACAACCAAGGTATCATAGGCGCAAGTGAAAGTTTAAAATTAAAATCTGAGAGTGGAGATATTGACAACGCTGGAATCATAATTGCTAATAAAGCAGACATTGATGCTGGGAAGGATATCAATAATAATGGTATCATAAATATAGATAATGACTTGAATTTAAGCGCTAAAGGAAATGTTACAAGCAATGGAACTATAACAGTTGGAGAAAATCTCACTGGTAAGATTATTAATAACTTTGAAATTGATTCTTTAAAAGTTGGAAAAAATATAGGCTTAGAAACAGGAAATGCTAAATTTAAAAAAGAATTAGAAGTTGGTGGAGATGCTAAAATAACTCTAACTGGTACAGATCAAAATGTAGAGATTAATGGAACAGCTAATATTGTTAAAAGCTTGGACATTAAAGGAGGAGGGCTTTCAAATACTGGAACTACTACTATAGGAGAAAATTTAAAAGTAGATAAAGGTAACAGTAATTCTTCTTTTAGCAACACAGGAGACTTAAATGTTGCAAAAGATACCAACATCTTAACTGAAGGTTTTAATAATGCAAATAAAATGATTACTGGTGGAACTTTAGATGTTAACGCTGGTAATGAAAAACTTGTTAATACTGGAAACCTTCAAGCTGGTTCAAAAGTAAATATTACATCTAATGGTGTTGAAAATAGTGGAACTGCAATATTTGGTGGAGATACAACTATTAATGCAGGAAATGGAGATATTTTAAATGAAAGTCTTGAAGTAACTGGAGATTTAAATATAACAACTACAGGAAATTTAACAAATAATACTAAACTGCAAAATACAAAAAATTTAACTGTATCAGCAAAAGATTTCACTAATAAAGGAAATATTTTAAATGCTGGATCAGATATTACAGCAAGTGGAAATATTTCAAATACTGCTAATGCCTCTATAGAATCTACTGGAGATTTAACATTAAAAGGTAGTCAGAATATGACAAATGAAGGAAAAATTGTAACTACTGGTAATGGAAGGGTAGAAGTAGCAGGAAATTTAGAAAACACTGGTTTCTTAGCAGCTGGAACATCTAAAGATAGAAATGATAGCGGAAATTTAATAGTTAGCGCAGGAAAAGTAGATAATAAGAATAATGGAATTATTCAAGCAAAAAAACTGGATTTGAAAATTACTAAAGGATTTAATAACTCGCAAGGTGCAAATATACTTGGAGGAGATATTTCAATAGATGGAAAAGCTCCAACATTAAATACTAATTTTGAAAATAAAGGAAATATTATCAGTAATGGTACTCTTAAAGTTGACCTTGGAAATAACCAGAAAGATATCATTATAGGAGAAACAGGAAAATTAAGTTCACAAAAGTTAATGACACTAGTAACTGGTGGAAATATTAATAACTCTGGAAAATTTCAAAATTATGGACCTTTAGATTTCTCTGCAGGGAAGGATATTACAAATACAGGAATGCTTGTAAGTAATGGAGATATCAAATTAAAAGCCCAAAATATTAGTAATATAGGTACTGATAAAGGTGGAAGTACAATTTGGGCTAATGGAAAAATAACTTTAGAAGCAGATAAAAATGTTCTAAACAAAAATCATTCTGTAATAGAATCAAAAGGAGATATGGCAATAACTGCTGAAACATTACTAAATGAAGCTTCTAAAATACAATCTGGTGGAAAATTAACAATTAAAGCAGATAAAGTTGAAAATAAGACAATATATCAAGATGCTGGAACAAGTTATTATACACTAGAAATAAAAGATAATTGGGTAACTGGATGGGGAGATAGTACATATGACCATAAATTTTCAATGACAATGAAAATTCCTGTTTTCCAAGCTAATAATGTTAATATAAAGTCAGAAGATAGAGGATTTATCTCATCAAGAGGAGATTTAGCGATTTCAGGTAAATCAAAAGAAACATCTGATGTAGTTAATAGCGCTGGAACAATACAAACTTCAAGTAATATGAAAATAACAGGAAATATTAGAAATGAAAGTGCAGCAACAACTAAATCTCTGGAAGAAATTCTAGACTCTATAAAAGTCTCTTTATACTGGAGAAATCATGGATGGGTAGTAGGATCTCCTATATACCAAAGTGGAACAACATATGAAGATAAAAGTTTATTAGAAGTTATGAGAGAAATGGCAAATAATGCACTAACTGGATATTATTCACAAATAGATGCAGGAACATTGGCTGCATTAAAAGGAGTATATAATTCAGGTAATACAGAAATACAAGAAATATTAAATACAGTATTTGGTTCTTCAGCTTGGATAACTTATGATCAAGATACTTTTAATAAAAATGTAGATATAAACTTTTCAGGAACAAAGCATTACTATATTGCAAATGGAAATGCCAATATATTAGCAGGAGGTAGCTTTACTCAAGAAAAAGGTACTTTGATTAATGGTGGTTCTGGAGACGTTGGAGGAAATAAAAGTGTTACAGTAAACATTGGAGGACAACAAGTAGATGCAAGTACAGGAAATCTTGGCGTAACAATTAGCGACCCAAATCAAATTACTGAAGTTGATGGAGTAAAAACTGTTCATAAAGTTGAAATTCAAAAAGGAGAAGTAACTATAAATGGAGTTACTATCTCTAGTTCAACTGGAGGAACTATTTCTTCAATAGCTGTAGCAGGTACAATAAATCCAGTTATATACATAGAAATACCAACAGGGGAAAACGGAGTATTTAGACCAGCTACTCCTAAGCCAGGAGAAAGAGTTCCATATAAATATGAAACTAATCTTGAATTTATAGATTTAAGTAAGTACTATGGTTCTGATTACCTTTTCAAACAGATAGGGATATGATCCAGATAAAACACCAACAGTTATTGGAGATGCATATTATGAAAAAGAACTAATTGATAGAAGTATAAGAGAAGGTTTAGGATATGCTGGAGAGATAACTAATGATAATGTAAAAACTTTACTTGATAATGGAGCATTAGTTAGTAAAGATTTAGGACTAGTACTTGGAATGCCATTGACTCCAGAACAAGTAAATAAATTAGAAAAAGATATTATTTGGTATGTTGAAATGGAAGTTGATGGAGATATAGTTCTTGTACCACAAGTATACTTTGGAAAAGAAACAAGAATTAAAATGGCTGAAAGCGACAAAGGTGGAGGAGCAGGTTCTAATATTAAAGTAGATGGAGATATAAATATTGATGCAGAAAATGTTGTTAACTCTAATGGAAATATTATTGGAGGAGGAAACGTTAACATTAAATCTGAAAATGAAATTATAAATAATGCAACTGGTGGATTTAATGGCGGAATTGCTGCTGGTGGAGATATATCTCTTTGCAAAAAGAATAATATTAATATGGAAGGTGGAACTGTAAAAGGTGATGGAGATATAAATCTTAAAGCTGGAAATGAAATTAATATCGAATCTGGAATAGGATATGATGATAAAGGAAATCAAATTATTTCTAACAATGCAGGAATCCAAGGAAAAGGAAATATCAGTGTTGATGCAGAAAAAGATGTTAATTTAAAAGGCGCTTTCATTGAAGGTACTGGAGAAGGAAGTGTCAATATCAGCGGTGAAAATGTTAATATTACTGACCAAAACTTGATAAGCAGTGAAAGTAAAAAAACAGATAATTCTTCATATAGTTCAGTTTCATCTAAATCTTCAGGATCTACAGTAGCTGGAGAAAATATTAATATTAAATCTAAAAATGATATTAATGTTAAGGGAAGTAATGTTGTAGCTGGAGATGAAGCAAACCTAGAAGCAGGAAATAATGTTAATATTACTGATGGAAAAGATTATTCTCATGAAACAGGAGAATCATCTTTTGTAGGATTTAAAAATGGATTATTTACAGTAGAGTCTAGCAGTTTTGAAGAAACTAAGTCAACATCAGTTGGAAGTACAGTAGGTGGAGTAGGAGGTCTCAATGTTAAGGCTGGTGGAGATACAACTATACAAGGAAGTGACTTAATTGCTGGTGAAAAAGGAATTAACATTAAATCTGAAGGAAATGTAAATATTCTAGATGGCCAAGATACAATATCAGGAAAATCAAGCTCAAGCAGCTTTGGAACAATTTCATATACATCATCAAATGAAGAATATAAAGGAACAACATCTACAAAAAGCAGCCTAAGCTCAATGGGAGATCTAAATATTGAAGCTGGAGGAAATGTAAAAGTTGTTGGAAGTGATATTGCATCTTTAGGAGATACAAATATAAAAGTTGGAGATGGAAAAGAAGTTAAATTTGAAGCTGGTAAAAATACATATGAGCACAGCAGCAACTCAATTACAGTTGGAGTAACTTCTGCAGATGCAAGCGCAGGAGCAGGAGGTGCAAGTGCAAAAGCTAGCTGGAATCATGTAGATGGAGGATCAACAGAAGTTATTACTGGTGATGCAGTTCAAGTGGCTAAAGACAGTCAAAATAAAAATGGAAAACTAGGTAAAAACTATATGGATTCTTTAACATCTGCACAAACAACTGTTGGAGTATCTGTAAAAAATTCAAGTGAAAAGAGCACTACTTGGTCAAAAGGAAATGTTTCAACTGGAGGAAACTTGAATATAACTTCTGGAAGCGATGATAACTCTAGAGGTACAGTAGATATTGG encodes:
- a CDS encoding acyl-CoA dehydrogenase — protein: MFFKTTEDHENLRMKIREFAETEVKPIAFMLDKENEFPTEAVKKLGEMGVLGTPFPKEYGGAGLDMLSYAIAVEELSRVDGGTGVILSAHVSLGSYPIFAYGTEEQKQKYLVPLAKGEKLGAFGLTEPNAGSDAGGTETTAVLEGDYYILNGGKIFITNADKAETYIVFAVTTPDIGTRGISAFIVEKGWEGFTFGDHYDKMGIRSSSTAELIFNNVKVPKENLLGKEGEGFKIAMSTLDGGRIGIASQALGIAQGAFENALAYAKEREQFGKPIAFQQVISFKLADMATKLRAARFLVYSAAELKENHEDYAMESAMAKQYASDVCLEIVNEALQIFGGTGYLKGMEVERAYRDAKICTIYEGTNEIQRVVIASLI
- a CDS encoding filamentous hemagglutinin N-terminal domain-containing protein, yielding MITGGIDFVGEEVFARDLRARKRSANNIKPDTGGPSMSTSANGNDLINIVKPDSNGLSHNKFVDFSVGSENSAIFNNNATGAPVVSKTGGIVTHNPNLSQEGKPGTAAKAILTEVTGNKISNIDGTVEIAGQKADFILANENGISVNGGGFINTSGVTLTTGKPSVSGNDLNLNVTKGKVTIGEVGAGTAGDYFNVIAKTIELKGQIAAFEGEQDADITLIAGQNKVNLKDRKTPNVEKILGNDKTDTKYGIYANNLGAMYGRNIKMISTTEGLGVRHEGLIRSSGDIEIQSNGDIAIGGLNAGKSIKMQGKGDFSTINGAYELDKVKNITIVF
- a CDS encoding electron transfer flavoprotein subunit alpha/FixB family protein; translation: MILKEGSAKERVEALVEALKADGYDFTVGIDLDTPISKADRVVSAGKGIGPKENMELIKNLAIQAGAAIGSSRPVAETLRYLPLNRYVGMSGQKFNGNLYIACGISGAGQHLKGIKDATTIVAINNNPNAPIFKNADYGNNRKRRRDTSFTYCCIR
- a CDS encoding toxin-antitoxin system YwqK family antitoxin, encoding MLDEDKPYTGILTTKYKNGQLQFELQYKNGKEEGIEKSYYENGQLQIKAMAKNGKLNGKYRSYYENGQLQIEMSYKDGKQEGLAQSYYENGKLQIEAVYKNDELNGLKKIYHENGIIWSEVNYKDGKEISPVKWYNKKGIECENYVTSLE